CGCCACGGCAGGGTGCACACCGGCGAGCGGCCTTACTGGTGCCCTGTTTGCGGCAAGCGCTTCACCACCTCCTACAACCTTCTGATACATCAGCTGATCCACAGCGGGGAGAAGCAGTACAAGTGCCGGGCTTGCGGCCGGGAGTTTGTGCAGCAGCATCACCTGGTCACCCATCTGCGCACCCACACGGGCGAGAAACCTTACCCATGCCCGGTATGCGGCAAGGCCTTCCGCCAGTCCTCCACTATGATGGTCCATCGGCGCATCCACTGCGAGGAACGGCCCTACTGCTGCGCTGACTGCTCCAAGACTTTCAAGACTTCCTCCAATCTGTCCAAGCACCGACGCATTCACTCGGGCGAGCGGCGCTTCGCCTGCGAGGTGTGTTCCCGCCGTTTCCTCCACTCCCATCACCTGACCACCCACCGGCGCACCCACGCAGGCGAGCGGCCCGCTTCCTGCCCACTCTGTGGCCAGCACTTTGGTGACCCGGCCCAGCTCGTGGCCCACCGCCGAGCTCACGCCGGCGAGCCTCCCTACAGCTGCGAGACTTGCGGCAAGGGCTTTGGCCAGCGCTCCACGCTGGTGCGCCACCGCCGCACACACACGGGCGAGAAGCCATACGCCTGCCCCATCTGCGCCAAGACTTTCCGCCAGACATCCACCATGCAGGTGCACTACCGCACGCACTCTGACGACCGGCCCTACCGCTGCCTgcagtgtggcaagggcttcaagAGCGCCTCCAACCTGATTGGCCATCACCGTGTCCACAGAAGGTAAACAACTGCCCTCCAGGCATGTAATGGACAATAAATTCAGCACTCAAGATGCAGAGATTTTAAGGACAATAATTCATTGGATAAAGGCTTCCTTGGAGTGATCACATTAACATGGATCATAGTGGGTGTTCCTTTTAAAACCTCAAGTCATTGAGTTGGGCCAAGTGACAACCAGCTAAGCCAAAGTTTAATAACAATTGTAAGGTGGCGCAACCTTAGAATGTTTCTGGAAACAGGCTATCCACTTTCAAATGAACATTAATTGATTTGATTGAGATTGTCTGATTTTTCACTGATGTCCCTCCAGACTTTAAAAATAGACTGGCCTTCTCttgcactttttcaaatccatttcaGGACACCCCAAAGTATTTTATGGCAAATAAAAATCCAGCTACTTGCAAAACTGTCTGTGGGCAGCACGTTCACTCACCCAGCAATGGGGTAATTTGCTTTATTTATATcagttgagggataaatatttgcTTCTGTCCAAAAATGAGCTGGCCTGTGGAACACTCCATGATACAAATGCAGGGAATTCCAAAGCAGAGGCTGTGAAAAGTTGGTTTATATTGTTGAAAGTGAAGACTTTTTTGTACTGGAAGGATTTGAGTTATAGctgttttattttttctttgtcAATTTCGATTAAGGATCATTTGTTAtcacattatttatttaaaatcatatTGCTTAACACTTTACGCttgtattcaagattcttttattgtcatgtaataaaacaagatCTTATAGTACAgtgatagaaagagaagcaaaagagtcccttcagtgtcATTGAGATTCGTGgactcacctccaacacctccaTAACCACTGCAGCCACGCagatttcagtccaaaccatcagcaatccgaGCTCCCACGATCAGGAAGTCCTCAGCACCCGATGCCCCTCGGGAGCCCCGcctgccttcagcaccctcttgcatccctaTTCCGATTCATGGTACCCCTTCAccagcctccagcagtccgcagcctgctgtgactcctttgactgcaagtcgccaacagcccgccGCCTTTATgttcttcagctgctgagctcctcactggtctgccactgtggtcatTGCCCcttagggtcgtctcctctgcttcttctcaaacaggggaagggaggggggaacaaAGGTGgtctctccattttctggtgccctgcaccagaccCCTACTTCCCCAGAGTCTATAATGCCTCGAGtctgctgccaaacacaggcatTTCCATCTTGAGTCTAGACCCTGACGGTCGCAGAATTATAATATAAAAGAGCatcggttcctttaacaggcaCCTTAAAGTTTATACGGACCCATCAGTAGgtggactgggcagtaggaccctgtggaggagcacAGTGTATCTGGTCCCTACTTTTCTCGGTTTGCACCACTCCcgcagcgctgccatttttttcATGCAGAATTTGTTGAGACGCTGAATTGTCTTTGAAAAAAAGCATAAAAATCTGGTAATTATAGTAAAagctgtagatcagtggttctcaacctttttcttcccactcacatacctctttaagtaatccctatgccatcgatgctctgtgattagtaagggattgcttaaggtggaatgtgagtgggaagggaaagttgagaatccctgctctagacccagttgttactgaaatattttgcttgagaaaaattgtgattgtctcatttcctttggagttatgagaccgtgcacataacgagtcaattaggtacgattaaaacagtggttttcaaactttttctttccacccacataccaccatgagcaatcctttactaatcacagagcaccagatggcatagggattacttaaagtggtatatgagaggaaagaaaaaggttgagaaccactgctgtaaatcCTGGAACGTTGAATGTGTACAGTGCTCACATAATTTAGATACAATGAGGCTCTGGGCATAGTACTGATTTTAACTATTTCATGTAACCTTTTCCCTGACACAGATGAGTCCGTACCCTTGTTTCAATTTGTTTGTGTTTTTCCTGTCTCCATGTGCTTTTTAAGATAATCATCCTCCTGACAACTTTTATCAGCACCTCATCTTTTACATCTGTTCACTCTGCCCTCTCTGCATCTgcatacattttgttttcttttccttttcagTTCTGATGAGAGGTCCTTGACCTGAAATGCAGACTGTTCTCTCTCCCCgctgatgctgcctggcctgttgagCATTTCCAGCTCCACCTCTGTGTCCAGCCTGAGGAAGGATCAGATTTGGCGTATTGGAACCATGCGCCAGGCATTTATGAGGTTCAGTGACATGAGGGCagagaatatctgcctttacagTTGACTTTCTTCTATAAAAGAGCCTAAAGAATACTTTCCCTGGTATGGCATTGCCATTGTTAGTATCGCTCATGAAATGGGGGTTCCAATCCAGCTCCAGATATCAAGTATTGTAATACAGACTGATACTTCAGGGCAAAAAGATGTGGTGCATCACCTAGGGTGCTGTCTTAGGAAAGAAAATGAGGAGTGTGGCTCTTTCAGGAAGGATACAAATGACCTCTTCTACACTATCATTCAATAAATCTACTTACTGCTGTGAAATTGTTGCTCACTACAGGGATGACAGTGGATGTACAACATTTGAATTTGATCTCTTGTTCTGGGAAAAATTAAACTGTGATAGTTTTTACACCTGAGATGGTCTGACCTCAgaggctaagcaggctcaggcctggtcagtacttggaggggagagtgcctgggaacaccaggtgctgtgaaGGGTGTTGGACAAAAGTGGTGAATCTCTCTTCCTTACTGTGGacagaagttaaagaatttcatgtctgttacattctaaatgacaataatggaacctttacctttcccttTGTTACCTTTACTTCAGAGTGGATGTGTGAGTATTACAAGCAAAGTAATCTTCGTAAGGTTTCCAGCTAATCCTAACCCAAGTGGTGTGGTTATATGAGTGATCAATCATGGATATTTAATTAAAAGTCATAAAAATTTATACCTCTGTCTGTTTTTGGTAATTTTGTTGTGGGGAACCCCTTTCACTTGCATTGAACCTCAGATCTGTGGTAGCTTAAGATCTATCCAGTTAATATTCCATATTGGGTGCACGAGAGATGACTGAATGGTTTCCATCATGGATGTGGAAGGTGGAAATTCAGGCTAGTCTGGATACAAAGTATGGACAGTCCCAAGACCATTCACTTTTATCTGCATGTTTGGTGCCTTACATGGGCTCCCAGTTCAGTCACCCCTTCTATTTAAAGTACTCATCCATGCTTCCACTCTTGCTCTCCCCTGTAATCTTTGCTTCTCTGACTTGGGCCTCTTATTACCCTTGAATTTAATCACTGATGCCGGTGCTTAGCTCTTGTGCTGCTAAAGTTTTGAATCTCTCTATAAACCCCTATTCCTTCTTTTAAGATGCACTGGGCATATTATCTTTCTCTTCAGGATGCTGATCTCATTGCCTCAAGTATGGCTTGATTACCAATGTTTATTTTCAAATGCTTTGATGTGATATCCTGGGACAATTCATGGAAAGATTGGACTTTTGTGCCAATAACTATCGACCAATTACAGAAGTATGACATCAGTGACCGGGATCTGCCAGAGGCCGACAACTTCAATTCTGCGCCCTACTCCCATATCTGTCCGTGGCCTTGTACTGTCCCCGGACCGCCTGTAAATTGGAGCGACCACACTCGATTTtctgtttgggcactctccaaccagatgtcaatagcatcgacttctctggtttctgctatccTACTGTCAgtactccctcccttccttttccttcagctctccaccgtccctcctccccctgcttgctggtgtgccctcccttatcctcccatttcctcctgcctttgggactatgCACCCCCtgccttcctcctctccccaaccaccacccccccattctttttagacacctgcccacattttgttcatctTGATgagggactcaagcccaaaacattggttatgtatttttatctttgctatataaaggacactgaccaagTATACCCTCCTACATTAATCCCTTTCTTATTTTTCCCTCAATGTCAttaattttcccccccccccccccacatcttccaCTCATTTATACAGTCAGGGCAATATATATAGTGGCCAATTTGCATACATCCCCTATATCTGGAATGAGGGTGGAACCACAATATGTTCACAGGCAGAATGTGCAGACTCCCTGCATACATGATCAGATTGGCTCTGCAAGGCAGCAGCTCTGTTAGCCACATCACTGCTAATTGTTTTTGCGGCAGTTTACCAAGCTACCTGATGTTGCAACAAGGGGCAGTACCTTCAATAACAACTACTGGCCGGCACATTTAGCGTAGTGCTGTTACAGCGCTGtttataagaagtttgtatgaaCTCTCTGTGACCTGccccagtgctctggtttcctctcaccctccaaatcaTATGGGATTGCTAGGTTAATTGGTCGGCATGgatttcatgggccagaaaggctttCTGTGTTGTTAAATTTAAAAGAGTAAATGCATAAACATCTCTTGGGTCATCCAATCTAATTTAAGGTATTTATTTCTGCAAGTCCCATTCCAAATGAAACTACGGAAATTCATTTTACGGAGAATCTTTACAGTATTCACACCCACATTTGCATGGTCTAGATTTGAATGCATGTTGCAGTGGTGAAATTCCAATAAATATTTGTTATGGAGTCCTTTATCAATTGTCagtacaaaataaatattcacttatAATTGAAGGAACAAAAATCACAGCTTCCATCCCAGTGGGTCAATGAATAAAAGCCGCAATAGCCTGGATCTTCCCTGGCCACTTATTTCAAATCCCCGTCCCATTCCGTTCCTGTCCATGAACTCATGCACTGTCAGGCTGAGACCACCCCCATATTGGaggaacatctcatcttccatctgggtacctgatggcattaacatcaacttctctggctttcccaCCCTGTCACCTTTTTCTCTGTTTCTGTCAACAATCTCCTAtcaacagagccaaaatcaattctcacctcttatctcatccaattaacaccttttgttcagTCTGAACTTCACTCCCAGCCAGTCTTGTCTTTATCCTGCCACCTTCCTGTTtgcttatttcttttttttttttttaaatttttttatttttcacaccataaatcacattagccatgatatacactatttcttttcacacatatacagtgactttttctcccccccccccctttcctcccaaaccacccccccacccccccctctcatccattttaggtatacaatctaggttgcattaatccagtcagacaatgttgtcattcaacaaaattacaccagaaattctactgagtccattcttttctttccttctccttctatcaacttaggtaatgtttgtccccggtaggttggtaaaggctcagggccgaaacatcgataatatatctttgcctcctatggacgctgtgagactggctgagttcctccagcatttctgtgtgcttttattgAAATTAATATCATTAaacagtgttacaagatcaaaccagccaccacaaagaaggcatattacacgggtaaagatgaacaattactttattaacaaaaattcaccttcaaactttaattcaaaaacccTCCTTTTAtagcaatgcccactggttactatgcaaatttctatatgttggaatctaggggctaAAATATCACGGAATAGAGGACTAtataacaatttttatatttacttcatggttaagggaaaagtataaggtaattaagtggcaatcacagcatagagcaaagttggctgagcaaaattgtctgctcccaaatacagggaaaggaaatgcataaaacgatttaggaggaatgctcaatcaaactaaaggaggtgttgagtagcgcaggagacacaggccagaccagaacaaagaatatcctgtaagaaacaaagggaatggaaagccagtctaggaagaagattaaggcatgaggaggtgttaaggagaacagaagacattggccagacaggaacagaacgatgattggaaatatctggggcaggaattgatttctggtcaaaacaataggatggtctgatctggaagatttaagataagaggtctacacccaagataaactgtagaataaggaaattgctggtgatctttggcttggcttcgcggacgaaaatttatggagggggtaaaagtccacgtcagctgcaggctcgtttgtggctcacaagtccgatgcgggacaggcagacacggttgcagcggctgcaggggaaaattggttggttggggttgggtgttgggtttttcctcctttgccttttgtcagtgaggtgggctctgcggtcttcttcaaaggaggttgctgcccgccaaactgtgaggcgccaagatgcacagtttgaggcgttatcagcccactggcgatggtcaatgtggcaggcaccaagagatttctttaggcagtccttgtaccttttctttggtgcacctctgtcacggtggccagtggagagctcgccatataacacgatcttgggaaggcgatggtcctccattctggagacgtgacccatccagcgcagctggatcttcagcagcgtggactcgatgctgtcgacctctgccatctcgagtacttcgacgttagggatgaaagcgctccaatggatgttgaggatggagcggagacaacgctggtggaagcgttctaggagccataggtggtgccggtagaggactttatgtaaaaatatactttatgtaaaaatctagcaaaggaagccaacttttgttctgtatggtaaattgtagctatataaactgagcagactggataataggggtcagtcttggggaatagctcactgtgcaggtgacctatgaactaacgactgacccagagctctgttaagttttattcttgtgctgtataataaactgattgttgaaccgaataccttctcctatcacttcattcaacgagcacgctggactcagacgagacataaactaaattgagggtaaggtaaagccagagtccgacatataacagtgtaaaactaataaattccccagcctaaatataacatatgtaattaaagtctaagttatatttccaaccagcccacagaaaaaacttcgacacaagactcacaaaacttcgatctcaactgaagcaaagatcataaacgaaattcagtttatttggtaaactgaagtcaaaagatctttgagaaagagagagcacaaaatttgtagttgtcttgtgttgcttgcagagagaggaaccactggcttggtctggatccttctggctgcctttggaatgttcatcctttttgaaatcccaacattctaaactgtgctCCAGAACATAACTCATgatctgggccttcttccactccacagcaccgtctaagtccagaaatttttagatcattttccgcacatgctcagtccgtctcccactctttcagcagtccaccttcaccttggatctctgaggcaaactgtcattttttaacataaaaccacaacacataggccaatacacaacatagAACTCTGTAACAACAGTTTGACTGAAACTTTCCTTTACTCACGAATACACCTACTGTCTAGCAGTAATTGGACCCAGTTTCCTCAGAAGCTGGTAGTAGTGTGAAAATTTCCCATTGAAAGTCACAGAACTGACATTTTTCAATGCTAATATTTTCGATATATATTGGATATTCCTTTTGAATATATACACAAACTTTCCACATTTTTGAATGTGGGTGGCACAGTAGAACTGCTGAAGTACTCTGTACTTTCTTCTCTAAACTCCTACAGTCATATTTTCACTATTATAGCTAATTTTCCAGTAATTCaatgtggacagcaaagatactaaTTTTGAGCTGTTCAAGATCACATCATCACTTGTACAGGGGATAGTAGCTTTGCACTATGATGTGATATTGATGTGTGCAATTGACTTGTTGGAATTGGTGATTTGTCGACCAAAGTAAAATCAAATTGAAGATGGATTTGACGTATTTGTGGAGGGCGTGGAGTGGATAGGACGCATTGGGTGGTAGCTgttttacaataaaagaaactgtgctggaatgtgtccaggactgctccctccatctTGAGGAAGCTATACTTCCAATACAGAAAATTAAACAAAGAGTCAACAGTTTGATCTCTAGGATAGGGATATTGTTCCATGAGGAGTGATTAAGCAGACTGGGGCTGGAATTAAGAACAAATAGATCCTACTGAAGCCTACAAAAATGTTACAAAGCT
Above is a genomic segment from Narcine bancroftii isolate sNarBan1 chromosome 2, sNarBan1.hap1, whole genome shotgun sequence containing:
- the LOC138754462 gene encoding zinc finger protein ZFP2-like isoform X1; translation: MTGLMETLQQSGIDPGSEEAAEDRSAPLASHAPDHDPRRFTCAECGKSFKQHCDLKRHGRVHTGERPYWCPVCGKRFTTSYNLLIHQLIHSGEKQYKCRACGREFVQQHHLVTHLRTHTGEKPYPCPVCGKAFRQSSTMMVHRRIHCEERPYCCADCSKTFKTSSNLSKHRRIHSGERRFACEVCSRRFLHSHHLTTHRRTHAGERPASCPLCGQHFGDPAQLVAHRRAHAGEPPYSCETCGKGFGQRSTLVRHRRTHTGEKPYACPICAKTFRQTSTMQVHYRTHSDDRPYRCLQCGKGFKSASNLIGHHRVHRSSDERSLT
- the LOC138754462 gene encoding zinc finger protein ZFP2-like isoform X2, with the translated sequence METLQQSGIDPGSEEAAEDRSAPLASHAPDHDPRRFTCAECGKSFKQHCDLKRHGRVHTGERPYWCPVCGKRFTTSYNLLIHQLIHSGEKQYKCRACGREFVQQHHLVTHLRTHTGEKPYPCPVCGKAFRQSSTMMVHRRIHCEERPYCCADCSKTFKTSSNLSKHRRIHSGERRFACEVCSRRFLHSHHLTTHRRTHAGERPASCPLCGQHFGDPAQLVAHRRAHAGEPPYSCETCGKGFGQRSTLVRHRRTHTGEKPYACPICAKTFRQTSTMQVHYRTHSDDRPYRCLQCGKGFKSASNLIGHHRVHRSSDERSLT